The sequence below is a genomic window from Flavobacterium sediminilitoris.
GAACAGCGAGAATACAAACAAAAAACTAATTTATAACATAATTATTAACCATTAAATTCCACAATCTTGTCATGCTGTAAGCATCCCATTTGCATCTCAATAATACGGAGTTTCTAATGCGACCCTTACAGGGTGACAATTTTCGTTTTAGTGGAAAGTTTTAAAGTTTAACAAAACAAAAGAAATCTACAATGCTCATTCAAATAAAGAACTCAAAGGTTTATTAAATCTTCGGTATAAATACTCTGAAAACTATATAGATATTTTAATAAAACCTTTAAAGGAGTGCGAAGCGTATCGAGAAGTTTTACTATAATTAAAAAAGTTCTCGATACATTTATATGAAACTGCTGTTCTCATTTCATAAAAATACTCGAACTGACGACACAAACGGTTTAACACAATCTACGTCACTTCGAGTGCGAAGCGTATCGAGAAGTTTTACAAAGACTCAACATTTTTTTTATAAAAATACCCAAACTAATGTATAATATTACTGAGTTCCTAATGGGATGCTTACAGCATGACAAGTTTGTGGTTCTCGATACATTTTTGTGAAATTGCTGTTCGCATTTTATAAAAATACTCGAACTGACGACACAAACGGTTTAACACAATCTACGTCACTTCGAGTGCGAAGCGTATCGAGAAGTTTTACAAAGACTCAACATTTTTTTCATAAAAATACCCAAACTAATGTATAATATTACGGAGTTCCTAATGGGATGCTTACAGCATGACAAGTTTGTGGTTCTCGATACATTTATATGAAACTGCTGTTCGCATTTCATAAAAATACTCGAACTGACGACACAAACGGTTTAACGCAATCTACGTCACTTCGAGTGCGAAGCGTATCGAGAAGCATTATTCTATTTTTAAAATAACAACTCTAGTAAATCTATTACTGTAACTATTACACTTTTAACACCTTATAATTTTAACATTAAATAAAATAATTATATTTACACCTAACTTACTGAAAAAAATAATATTCTTACAAACAATTAATTATTATGAGTAAATTTTACATACCATTACTATTTTGCTTTAATTTTTTTAGTTTTGCTCAAGTCGGTTTCCAACCACACACAGTAATTGACTCCTCCTATGGTTATTCTCAACCACAAAAGATAACTATAGCCGACATCGATGGGGATTCTTTTCCTGATGTTGTTGTAGGTAGTTCAGGCAAAATTTCGTGGCAAAAAAACCTTGATGGTACAGGTAATTTTTCTAAAACGAAAACCGTCGCTAATAATACATATTCTATTAATAGTATAGCAGTTGCAGAAATTGATGGTGATGGTTTTCAGGATGTTGTTTATAGTATTTGGAATGGAAGTCAATCCTTAGCCTTTTGGGTAAAAAACATAGATGGTTTAGGTACTTTTAGTTCTCCAACAGCCATAACAACTACTGGTAGTTATGGTTCACAGTTACAAGTGGTTGATTGGGACAACGATAATGATATGGATGTAATTTGTAGCTCTTCAAGTGGTATTTCTTTATTTAAAAATAACGGCACTGGAACCTTTACAACATCTACCATTTTAAGTAATAGTTCGGCTTTTCATATCACAGATCTCAATAATGATAACCTAATGGATATTGTTCGAGTAAATGGCTATTTACTTCAGGCATACGAGCAAAATACAAACGGAACACTTAGCCTCTTAGAAACTATGGACAGTTTTGCACAAACAAGTCGAATATTTAGTGGTGACGTAGATGGAGATGGCGATATTGATATTCTTACCATATTTGAAAATGGAGGTTCAGAAAGACGAATAAAATGGTATCAAAATACAAATGGTTTAGGAACCTTTGCTAATAATGTAATCTTGGTCAATTTACCTAATTTAACGGTAACTTCTAGTAATGATCAAAAAAAATTAGAAATGACCGATTTGGATGGTGATAATAAATTAGATATTCTTTTTATGGAATCCAATACCACCAAAATTGCATGGTACAAAAATATGACTGGAACAACCTTCGGTTCCGAACAAATCATATCTACAAATGCCGAATCGGTTTGGGACATTGCTTCAATTGATCTAAATAATAATGGAACTAAAGACATCCTTGCTGCAACTTATAAAAATGGTGATATTTCTTTATACAAAAACACGAATAATCTAGGCAGTTTTAGTGCACCAACTAGAATTTCTTACTATGTTCTTTTTCCTAATAATGTTGATGTTGGCGATATTGATGGTGACGGAATTAAGGATATTCTCTCTTCTTCTAATGGAGATAATAAGTTAGCATGGTATAAAAATGTTTCAGGAACTGGAACCTTTACACAACCACAACAAATCATTTCCAATACGACCACACAAGCAAGAAATGGATATTTACGCGATATGGATGGTGATGGAGACTTAGATGTTGTTGCAACTTATTTTTTTGATGATACTATTGATGTATATAAAATTTTATGGTTTAAAAACGATGGAAATGGTGTTTTTACAACCGAAAACATAATATACACAGGAACAGCAGATTTGTATTATATAACTCCTGTTGATATTGATAGCGATGGAGATATTGATATCGTAGCCGTTTTAAATACAACAAACCTTATGGTGCTTCGAAATAATGGCAACGGAACCTTTCAATCACAGCAATTGTATAACTTTCCAACAGCAAGTTTTAGTTATATAACAATTGATGATATAGATGGTGATGGCGATTTAGATGTAATTAATACAAATAGCAATAAATTTGGTTGGTATGAAAACACCAATGGATTAGGTAATTTTACCATAGAACACATCATTCCAGAAACGTCGAGCTTTACAAAAAGGATTTATACTAGCGATCTTGATGGCGATGGTGATAAAGATATTGTGTACATCTATCGAGGTCAAAACAAAATAGGATGGTATGAAAATACTGACGGACAAGGTACATTTGGTCCAGCTACCGTTATTGCAACAGTTACTAAAGCATTATCTCTTACAATGTATGATGTAGATGGTGATGGTGATAATGATATTGTTTGCGATGCTGAACAAGGAGACCGATTGCGTTGGTTTAAAAACAACGGTGATGGAACTTTTGAAACGCCTTTTGCTATTACCAATGAATTGTTACGTATGAGCAGCATTGTTGTTGCTGATATGAATGCAGATGGTCTTTTGGATTTTGTAACTTCATCATTTGACGATTCTAAAATAGCTTGGTTTGAAAACCTTGGTCTTTTACAAAATAAAATTCAAGGCACAGTTCGCACTGATATTGCTGCCAATGGTTGCACTAACAATGCAACAATAGTACCTAATTTATTGGTTTCTACAACAAAAGGATCTACTACATTTTCAACTTTTACAAACAATGATGGAAATTATTTATTGTACGCTAATGAAGATGAATACACCACAACAATTGAATCGCCATTATTACAATATGAACCGAATCCATTAAGCCATGTTACTAATTTTGTAGGTATCAATCAAACAGAGCAGCTTAATTTTTGCATGCAACCAACAACGCTTTTTGATGAATTAGAGATCAACATGTACAAATTGGATGAAGCACGTCCAGGATTTCAAGCAAAGTATCGCATACATATAAAAAACAATGGTACAACCTCTGGAACAGGAACACTGTCAGTTACTTACAACAATGGAAAATTTAGTTTTATTACTGCAAGTCAATCCATTGAATCACAAACTGCAAACACTTTAACCTTTGCTTTTAATAATGTGCTACCGTTTCAAACAACAACAATAGATCTTACCTTTTTAGTAGCAACAATTCCTTCCGTTACAATTGGCGAAAGTGTATCTTTTATTACTAATATTAATGGAAACACAAATGATATTGTGCAATCTAACAACACATATACATTACAACAAACCATTGTGGGCTCTTATGACCCTAATGACATTACAGTGTTAGAAGGTTCACAAATTCCAGTTGAAAATATTGACGAATATTTACACTATATCATCCGATACCAAAATACTGGAAACTTTTATGCTGAACGTGTTCGGGTAGAAAACATCTTAGACGATAAATTAGATTGGAGCACATTTCAATTAGAAAGTTTTAGTCATTCAAACCGTGTTGAAATAAAAGATGGTAATCAAGTAAGTTTTATTTTTAATGCTATATTCTTGCCAAGTAGTGATGTAGACGAAGAAGGTTCAAAAGGCTATATTGCCTACAAAATTAAACCCAAATCAACAGCAGCACTTGGTGATATTTTTAATAACACAGCTAATATTTTCTTTGATTTTAATCCTCCTATAGTAACCAACACTGTTACTACAGAAGTAGTTGATACTACATTGCAAACTCCAGATTTTTCAGTAGATGACATAAAAATATTTCCAAATCCAACAAAAAGTATAGTAACAATAAACACCGACCAAATGGTGACAAAAGTGGAAATTTACAATCAAGTAGGACAGGTTGTATTTAATGGCAATGCTGTTTATGAAATTAACGTATCAAACTTTATGAATGGTATTTACTTTTTACGTATCACTAATAACTACAATCAAGTGATTACTAAAAAGATAGTAAAAAACTAAACCCGTTGGGTGTAATTAATTTTTGATGATTTTTTTTGTCAGTTCGAGTGTTTTTCGATAGAAAATCGTATCGAGAACAAGAAAAATTTCATTAAAAACGGTTCTCGATACATTTTTTGTTCCGTTTTACTGCACAAAAAACACTCGAATTGACGTTTTTAATAATTGCACCCAACGGGTTAAAAACTAAATAAAAGCCAAATATAAAAGAGTCGGACTATATAGTATAGGTCCGACTCTTTTATATTTTAAAACCAATGTGATACAATCTTTAAAGTAGCGTACAATGAAAAAGGAGAAACACTAAAACAGGTTAAAACATTTAAATTGATAGTGCTATAAAACACGCTGCAAAGCCTCTTTCAAATATTTTTCATAATCTTCTAAAGTTCTCTTTTTCAACTTATACTTTTCTTGTAATTGGTATCCATTTTGTCCCATTTCTTTAATAGCTTCTACCTCCATTAATTTTAAATGAGCATCAATTAAAGAGTCTTTATCATTCATTTTTTTCAAATAAGCAACAAACTTTAACTTAGCAATATTATCCTCATATTTCTTTTCAACTCGACTTATTTTCTTT
It includes:
- a CDS encoding T9SS type A sorting domain-containing protein, with product MSKFYIPLLFCFNFFSFAQVGFQPHTVIDSSYGYSQPQKITIADIDGDSFPDVVVGSSGKISWQKNLDGTGNFSKTKTVANNTYSINSIAVAEIDGDGFQDVVYSIWNGSQSLAFWVKNIDGLGTFSSPTAITTTGSYGSQLQVVDWDNDNDMDVICSSSSGISLFKNNGTGTFTTSTILSNSSAFHITDLNNDNLMDIVRVNGYLLQAYEQNTNGTLSLLETMDSFAQTSRIFSGDVDGDGDIDILTIFENGGSERRIKWYQNTNGLGTFANNVILVNLPNLTVTSSNDQKKLEMTDLDGDNKLDILFMESNTTKIAWYKNMTGTTFGSEQIISTNAESVWDIASIDLNNNGTKDILAATYKNGDISLYKNTNNLGSFSAPTRISYYVLFPNNVDVGDIDGDGIKDILSSSNGDNKLAWYKNVSGTGTFTQPQQIISNTTTQARNGYLRDMDGDGDLDVVATYFFDDTIDVYKILWFKNDGNGVFTTENIIYTGTADLYYITPVDIDSDGDIDIVAVLNTTNLMVLRNNGNGTFQSQQLYNFPTASFSYITIDDIDGDGDLDVINTNSNKFGWYENTNGLGNFTIEHIIPETSSFTKRIYTSDLDGDGDKDIVYIYRGQNKIGWYENTDGQGTFGPATVIATVTKALSLTMYDVDGDGDNDIVCDAEQGDRLRWFKNNGDGTFETPFAITNELLRMSSIVVADMNADGLLDFVTSSFDDSKIAWFENLGLLQNKIQGTVRTDIAANGCTNNATIVPNLLVSTTKGSTTFSTFTNNDGNYLLYANEDEYTTTIESPLLQYEPNPLSHVTNFVGINQTEQLNFCMQPTTLFDELEINMYKLDEARPGFQAKYRIHIKNNGTTSGTGTLSVTYNNGKFSFITASQSIESQTANTLTFAFNNVLPFQTTTIDLTFLVATIPSVTIGESVSFITNINGNTNDIVQSNNTYTLQQTIVGSYDPNDITVLEGSQIPVENIDEYLHYIIRYQNTGNFYAERVRVENILDDKLDWSTFQLESFSHSNRVEIKDGNQVSFIFNAIFLPSSDVDEEGSKGYIAYKIKPKSTAALGDIFNNTANIFFDFNPPIVTNTVTTEVVDTTLQTPDFSVDDIKIFPNPTKSIVTINTDQMVTKVEIYNQVGQVVFNGNAVYEINVSNFMNGIYFLRITNNYNQVITKKIVKN